In one window of Streptomyces griseus subsp. griseus DNA:
- a CDS encoding ABC transporter permease: MSPDTTTARAAAPEARTAPADGRRRGPTAAVLAAETRLFLREPSSIFWIVAFPTVLLVILGFVPAFKVPEEGLGDRRVIDLYVPVSILLAMIMSGLQAMPPVLAAYRERGILRRMSATPVRPSALLTAQIALHGAAALVSAVLVVVVGGAAYGVPLPGNPLGYLLALLLVLAAALALGATITGLFRTAKAATAVGSASYIVMMFTAGVWVPVQAMPGTLRRVVEASPFGAASQALDDAALGQWPSWTHLGIVALWTLVAGYTAGRVFRWQ, translated from the coding sequence ATGAGCCCCGACACCACCACCGCACGGGCCGCGGCCCCCGAGGCCCGCACCGCCCCGGCCGACGGGCGCCGCCGAGGCCCCACGGCCGCCGTCCTCGCCGCCGAGACCCGGCTCTTCCTGCGCGAACCCAGCAGCATCTTCTGGATCGTCGCCTTCCCCACCGTCCTCCTGGTGATCCTCGGCTTCGTCCCGGCCTTCAAGGTGCCCGAGGAAGGACTCGGCGACCGGCGCGTCATCGACCTCTACGTCCCCGTCTCGATCCTGCTCGCCATGATCATGTCGGGGCTCCAGGCGATGCCCCCGGTCCTCGCCGCCTACCGCGAGCGCGGCATCCTGCGCCGGATGTCCGCCACCCCGGTGCGCCCCTCGGCCCTCCTCACCGCACAGATCGCGCTGCACGGCGCGGCCGCGCTCGTCTCGGCGGTCCTGGTCGTCGTGGTGGGCGGGGCCGCCTACGGCGTGCCGCTGCCCGGCAACCCGCTCGGCTACCTCCTGGCGCTGCTGCTCGTCCTCGCCGCCGCCCTCGCCCTGGGCGCGACGATCACCGGCCTCTTCCGGACGGCGAAGGCGGCCACCGCCGTCGGCTCCGCCTCCTACATCGTCATGATGTTCACGGCCGGGGTCTGGGTCCCCGTCCAGGCCATGCCCGGCACCCTGCGCCGGGTCGTGGAGGCCAGCCCCTTCGGTGCCGCCTCCCAGGCGCTGGACGACGCGGCCCTCGGCCAGTGGCCGAGCTGGACCCACCTCGGGATCGTCGCCCTGTGGACCCTGGTGGCGGGCTACACGGCGGGCCGCGTCTTCCGGTGGCAGTGA
- a CDS encoding sensor histidine kinase — protein MSQPSGRPAHSTGPTGPRTIEQRWEQFYRYGPYAVLTLASVLGAVVAGELMTPGEMYAAGALVALAYGLQIWWGRKRVHTPPGAPAGAVYYTVRFVLAFVLSWLNPFFAIYACLGYFDVEPLLPKRAVRAGLLATAVILAGSQSGGLPPASAMNWAAFAALYLLNACLTLFFWHVGVREEEKGRIQVETIAELERTNIRLEEAMAENAALHAQLLVQAREAGVDDERRRLAAEIHDTLAQGLTGIIAQLQVVTSTRDTDPDTARGHLEKAAALARHSLGEARRSVHNLAPAALEHDELTGALEKTVTTWAEQHRVRADFTVTGTAEPVHDEVAATLLRIAGEALANTGRHAAASRVGVTLSFMDDELALDVRDDGCGFDPSALAPAGRTGGFGLGGMRARAERIAGTVEVESEPGGGTAVSARVPLVRHG, from the coding sequence ATGAGCCAGCCGTCCGGCCGCCCCGCCCACTCCACCGGCCCGACGGGCCCCCGCACCATCGAGCAGCGCTGGGAGCAGTTCTACCGGTACGGGCCCTACGCCGTGCTGACCCTGGCCTCCGTCCTCGGGGCGGTCGTCGCCGGGGAGCTGATGACCCCCGGTGAGATGTACGCGGCCGGGGCCCTGGTCGCGCTCGCCTACGGGCTCCAGATCTGGTGGGGCCGCAAGCGCGTACACACCCCGCCGGGCGCCCCGGCCGGGGCGGTCTACTACACCGTGCGGTTCGTCCTCGCCTTCGTTCTTTCCTGGCTCAACCCGTTCTTCGCGATCTACGCGTGCCTCGGCTACTTCGACGTCGAGCCGCTCCTGCCCAAGCGCGCCGTCCGGGCCGGACTGCTCGCCACCGCGGTGATCCTCGCCGGTTCGCAGAGCGGCGGACTGCCGCCCGCCTCCGCGATGAACTGGGCCGCCTTCGCCGCGCTCTACCTCCTCAACGCCTGCCTCACCCTCTTCTTCTGGCACGTGGGGGTGCGGGAGGAGGAGAAGGGCCGCATCCAGGTCGAGACCATCGCCGAGCTGGAGCGCACCAACATCCGGCTGGAGGAGGCGATGGCGGAGAACGCCGCCCTGCACGCCCAGCTCCTCGTCCAGGCCCGCGAGGCCGGGGTGGACGACGAGCGGCGCCGGCTGGCCGCCGAGATCCACGACACCCTCGCCCAGGGGCTGACCGGCATCATCGCCCAGCTCCAGGTCGTCACCTCCACCCGTGACACCGACCCGGACACCGCCCGCGGCCATCTGGAGAAGGCCGCCGCCCTGGCCCGCCACAGCCTCGGTGAGGCCCGCCGCTCCGTCCACAACCTGGCCCCCGCCGCCCTGGAGCACGACGAGCTGACCGGCGCGCTGGAGAAGACGGTCACCACCTGGGCCGAACAGCACCGCGTACGGGCCGACTTCACCGTCACCGGCACCGCCGAACCGGTCCACGACGAGGTCGCCGCCACCCTCCTGCGCATCGCGGGCGAGGCCCTGGCCAACACCGGCCGCCACGCCGCGGCCTCCCGGGTCGGCGTGACGCTCTCCTTCATGGACGACGAACTGGCCCTGGACGTACGGGACGACGGCTGCGGCTTCGACCCCTCGGCCCTCGCCCCGGCCGGACGCACCGGCGGATTCGGCCTCGGCGGTATGCGGGCCCGCGCGGAGCGCATCGCGGGCACGGTGGAGGTGGAGTCCGAGCCGGGCGGCGGTACGGCGGTCTCGGCCCGGGTCCCCCTGGTCAGACACGGCTGA
- a CDS encoding response regulator: MTENPERTPTRSITLVLVDDHPVVRDGLRGMFTAEPGFDVLGEAANGVDALAVVERLDPDVVLMDLRMPGGGGVAAIAELARRGARCRVLVLTTYDTDSDTLPAIEAGATGYLLKDAPREELFAAVRAAADGRSVLSPAVASRLMTRVRTPTAPADTALSAREREVLVLVAKGTTNREIAAELFISEATVKTHLTHIFAKLGTKDRAAAVAVGYDRGILG; this comes from the coding sequence ATGACCGAGAACCCCGAACGCACCCCCACCCGGTCCATCACCCTCGTCCTCGTCGACGACCATCCCGTCGTCCGCGACGGGCTGCGCGGCATGTTCACCGCCGAACCCGGCTTCGACGTCCTCGGCGAGGCGGCGAACGGCGTCGACGCCCTCGCCGTCGTCGAACGCCTCGACCCGGACGTCGTCCTGATGGACCTGCGGATGCCCGGCGGCGGGGGAGTGGCCGCCATCGCCGAGCTGGCCCGGCGCGGCGCCCGCTGCCGGGTCCTGGTGCTGACGACGTACGACACCGACTCCGACACCCTCCCCGCGATCGAGGCGGGCGCCACCGGCTATCTGCTCAAGGACGCGCCGCGCGAGGAGCTGTTCGCCGCCGTCCGGGCCGCCGCCGACGGCCGCAGCGTCCTCTCACCCGCCGTCGCCTCCCGCCTGATGACCCGCGTCCGGACGCCCACCGCCCCCGCCGACACGGCCCTCTCCGCCCGGGAGCGCGAGGTGCTGGTGCTGGTGGCGAAGGGCACGACGAACCGGGAGATCGCCGCCGAACTCTTCATCAGCGAGGCGACCGTGAAGACCCACCTCACCCATATCTTCGCCAAGCTCGGCACCAAGGACCGGGCCGCGGCCGTGGCCGTCGGCTACGACCGGGGCATCCTCGGCTGA